The segment GGAACAACACGTTACCCCGATGGCGCTGTGCGTTATCCTGATGGCCGCATGAGCTATCCACGTAACCAACGCAACAATGATTACGGATATAATAGCAACAACAACTGCAATCATCGCAATCTGCCTCCTGGCCAGGCCAAGAAGGTTTATGGTGGTCATGCAAAGGATTATGCGAAAGGAAGAGGCAAGGGTAACAAGAACGGCAATTGCAATCATCGCCACGATGATGACAGGGATTGGGACGACAGAAATGTAAGAACCTATCCGCAGCAATATCCACAGTATCCAAGTTATCCGCAACAACGATACCCAAACAACACACCGCAAAACGGTGGTAAAAGACCAAGTCGCACCAGCAACCCTAACTTATAATTAGTAAGTAGTAGCAATTGAAATAAAAAAGCCCCCCGATAAATACATCG is part of the Lacibacter sediminis genome and harbors:
- a CDS encoding T-complex 10 C-terminal domain-containing protein yields the protein MLNLKFYKWSIALMMIVATTSASAQIFPKAGDIFGNRTNRPVVRQDGSRQWPDGTIQYPDGTTRYPDGAVRYPDGRMSYPRNQRNNDYGYNSNNNCNHRNLPPGQAKKVYGGHAKDYAKGRGKGNKNGNCNHRHDDDRDWDDRNVRTYPQQYPQYPSYPQQRYPNNTPQNGGKRPSRTSNPNL